The following DNA comes from Salmo trutta chromosome 15, fSalTru1.1, whole genome shotgun sequence.
GGAGCACCTGGACCAGATGATGAAAGGTAACAATGGCGTTGGAACTTTTTAGTCAGATGGTGTTTGTGTGGAAGGCAGATGGCGGAAAGAGTAGGTTTCTGACACCTATCAAAATGTTCTATTAgggtggaaatgttttttgtccTGTGGAATTACTGTACCCTTTGGCTAAAAGATACACGCTAAAATCAAATAACAGAATTTCTTCCAGAGTGTCAAGAGAGAGAAGAATCCATAAGCCTCAGCAGTGTTGTGCCCGCCGTAACTAACTGGATGAGCTCTAGTGGTGAGTGTCCATTAGAAAAACAAACTAAACACCAGAGGCTTCAAATCTAATTAAACATCAGATAGACAAAACAGTTTGGCTTCAGCTTCATTTGAACAACAGAAGCCTTAAGCTGTCCAGAGATGTCTCTGAGGTAGATGTGATGAGATGCGCTAAGTGGGCGTTTGTTTGTTCTTCTCTTCTTTCTGCAGGCTTCAGTCTGGAGGAGACCCAGTGTGCCCTGCAGGTGCCTGACAACAGCGACAGTCTGCTGAGAGAGCTGTTTGAGACCTCAGACAAGACCGCCCTGCTGACTCCAGATCAGGAGTTCTCCATGTTCTCCAAGCCCCAGCTGAGCACGGTCAACGTCAGCTACGTCAGGAGCAACCCAGGCGCAGGGCAGCTCTCCAAAGCCTGTGAGTAGGCCAACCCACTGTTGTCTAGAAGCTATTAATCAATGTTAATTAGTGTTAATTTTCGATCAAAATCACATTAGAGAAAAAAACAAGGCAACATGTAAGCGATTCCCAAAAGATGTTTAGTTTCAGTGATAGTTCCTAAACCTTATCCAGTTTCAGGTGAACTAAACATTCTTCTTTTTTGTTTATCCACAGTCTTGTCCCAGGACCAGAGTTTGTGTTCATTGGAGAGTGTGGATAGCATCGAGGGGCCAGAGTCCATGCTGCACTCCTGGGGCAGCCAATCCTCCCTGGCGGACAACCAGAGGGTGCCGTCCCACGACAGCTTTGAGGACGAGTACAACAGCAGCCCACTGAGTCTGGAGAAGCAGGGCCTGTCCTTCAAGGACTACGTCCAGGAGAGGAACGAGCCTGTGGAATTGGGAAAGCCTGTCATAGCTGCTGCAGTGCTGGCTGGCTTTACTGGTGAGTTCATGAACCCGGTGACACAATCAAACACATCTCATCTTGTTTGGAATACTATCCATCTTTCTGTCAACCCCAGTTCAAAACAGTACACTGCAGTTGAGTATAAGCAAACGATGCCTTTTGATTGCCTTCTGACTCCTCTGCCTCTTTTTTCCTCTCAACAGGAAGTGGTCCTATCCAGCTGTGGCAGTTCCTGCTGGAGCTCCTGACTGATAAGAGTTGTCAGGCCATCATCAGCTGGACCGGAGACGGCTGGGAGTTCAAACTCACCGACCCAGATGAGGTGAGTGTCAATTGGCCTCATACAATATGTGTATATCAGGTTGTGGAGGATATGGCCACAAGGGTTTACAGGACCAGAAAAGTATTCAACACAAGAGCTATCAGAGGACATCAATATGAAGTAAATGGTTCTATTTTCCATTGGTGtttatcattctctctctcccccaggtggCTAGACGCTGGGGCCGCAGGAAGAACAAACCCAAGATGAATTACGAGAAGCTGAGCCGTGGCCTGCGATACTATTACGACAAGAACATAATCCACAAGACCTCGGGCAAACGCTACGTCTACCGCTTCGTCTGCGACCTGCAGAACCTTCTGGGCTACTCGGCCGAAGAGCTCCACATCATGCTGGGGGTCCAGCCTGACACTGAGGATTGAATCAACTGCCATTTTATCGAAAGGGAAGGGGTTGGAGATTGAGTCAATGGGGCCTCACTACCCCAACCTAGCAAAAGTTGCTAATGGTACAGGCCACCTGAAGGTCATTTCTGGTC
Coding sequences within:
- the LOC115148767 gene encoding protein C-ets-2 isoform X1, with translation MCDLSMDQVAPLSTCYRSSLKRQAAFDLFEDPMSLFSGYFLPSDDDQSLQEVPSGLNCFSHDMGPCSVPLLTPCSKAVMSQALKDSFSGFSKVQRCYGISNNPRKWTKQHVMQWLHWAASEFSLANVHFFKFDMNGQELYDLGKESFLDLAPDFVGDILWEHLDQMMKEFLPECQEREESISLSSVVPAVTNWMSSSGFSLEETQCALQVPDNSDSLLRELFETSDKTALLTPDQEFSMFSKPQLSTVNVSYVRSNPGAGQLSKAFLSQDQSLCSLESVDSIEGPESMLHSWGSQSSLADNQRVPSHDSFEDEYNSSPLSLEKQGLSFKDYVQERNEPVELGKPVIAAAVLAGFTGSGPIQLWQFLLELLTDKSCQAIISWTGDGWEFKLTDPDEVARRWGRRKNKPKMNYEKLSRGLRYYYDKNIIHKTSGKRYVYRFVCDLQNLLGYSAEELHIMLGVQPDTED
- the LOC115148767 gene encoding protein C-ets-2 isoform X2 produces the protein MCDLSMDQVAPLSTCYRSSLKRQAAFDLFEDPMSLFSGYFLPSDDDQSLQEVPSGLNCFSHDMGPCSVPLLTPCSKAVMSQALKDSFSGFSKVQRCYGISNNPRKWTKQHVMQWLHWAASEFSLANVHFFKFDMNGQELYDLGKESFLDLAPDFVGDILWEHLDQMMKECQEREESISLSSVVPAVTNWMSSSGFSLEETQCALQVPDNSDSLLRELFETSDKTALLTPDQEFSMFSKPQLSTVNVSYVRSNPGAGQLSKAFLSQDQSLCSLESVDSIEGPESMLHSWGSQSSLADNQRVPSHDSFEDEYNSSPLSLEKQGLSFKDYVQERNEPVELGKPVIAAAVLAGFTGSGPIQLWQFLLELLTDKSCQAIISWTGDGWEFKLTDPDEVARRWGRRKNKPKMNYEKLSRGLRYYYDKNIIHKTSGKRYVYRFVCDLQNLLGYSAEELHIMLGVQPDTED